One region of Juglans microcarpa x Juglans regia isolate MS1-56 chromosome 7S, Jm3101_v1.0, whole genome shotgun sequence genomic DNA includes:
- the LOC121241368 gene encoding nucleolar complex protein 2 homolog isoform X2, whose product MGAKGAVNSLEPELNDEQEEEETGRSTTSKSRSQARAHMKQLDRLKEKDPEFYEFLKEHDKELLQFNDEDIDDADTDVEDVDIQIDGETGKHDISKKDEKPSEHVITSSMVDSWCNSIQENGNLRALRSLMRAFKTACHYGDDGGDDPSTKFSIMSSSVFNKIMLFVLSEMDSILRKLLKLPSSGGKKETIIDLMSSKQWKNFNHFVKSYLGNALHVLNQMTDTEMISFTLRRLKYSSIFLVAFPSLLRRYIKEAFRKVYEWKFINCLELWTGAMCAYGSEPDFRPLAYPLTQIISGVARLVPSASYFPLRVRCAKMLNRIAASTGTFIPVSMLLLDMLEMKELNRPPAGGVSKAVDLRTKLKVSETTLKTRAFQEACVLSVIEELAEHLAQWSYSVAFFELSFIPLVRLRSFCKTTKVERFRKEMRQLIRQIEASSEFTNERRTLISFLPNNPAATSFLEDAKKLGASPLSQYVLALRQRAQQRNASLTESSVLVGEHSSVFTRRISESDEEDVTVNEEGASVFSSSWLPGSDSKAKPEETKKKKKKRKMEDYKEVAGEEDVVEDLVLSSDEDESDSDTHSAGEDDSGKPVPPKQQSEKRKPPINKSKKSGKSRVKKSKKRKRAN is encoded by the exons ATGGGTGCGAAAGGCgcag TGAATAGTTTGGAACCTGAGCTGAATGATGaacaagaggaagaagaaaccgGTAGGAGCACGACTTCTAAATCTAGGAGTCAAGCGAGAGCGCACATGAAGCAACTAGATAGACTTAAGGAAAAG GACCCTGAATTCTACGAGTTTTTGAAAGAGCATGACAAGGAACTTCTACAATTTAATGATGAGGATATTGAC GATGCCGATACTGACGTGGAAGATGTAGACATACAAATCGATGGTGAAACTGGCAAGCATGatatttcaaaaaaagatgagaaaccTTCAGAACATGTGATAACTAGTTCAATGGTTGATTCCTGGTGTAACTCGATACAAGAAAATGGAAACTTAAGAGCTCTTCGTTCGCTTATGAGAGCATTCAAGACTGCATGCCACTATGGTGATGATGGTGGGGATGATCCTTCAACAAAGTTCAGTATCATGTCAAGCAGTGTcttcaataaaataatgttgtttGTATTAAGTGAAATGGATTCAATACTTCGAAAATTGTTGAAGCTTCCTAGTTCTGGTGGAAAGAAAGAGACTATAATAGATCTCATGAGCTCAAAACAATGGAAGAACTTCAATCACTTTGTGAAGTCATATCTTGGAAATGCCCTACATGTTTTGAACCAAATGACTGATACAGAAATGATATCATTTACTTTACGGCGTCTCAAATATTCTTCCATATTTTTGGTTGCTTTTCCAAGCCTTTTGAGGAGGTACATAAAG GAGGCATTCCGAAAGGTATACGAGTGGAAGTTCATTAACTGCCTAGAACTTTGGACTGGAGCTATGTGTGCCTATGGCTCAGAACCGGACTTTAGGCCCCTTGCTTATCCTCTGACCCAAATAATTTCTGGGGTGGCCCGTCTGGTTCCAAGTGCAAGCTACTTTCCCCTTAGAGTGAGATGTGCTAAAATGCTTAACCGCATTGCCGCTTCTACTGGTACTTTCATACCTGTTTCTATGCTCCTTTTGGACATGTTGGAGATGAAAGAATTAAATAGGCCCCCTGCTGGAGGTGTTAGCAAAGCTGTTGATTTGCGCACTAAACTAAAg GTAAGTGAGACAACCCTGAAGACACGGGCATTTCAAGAGGCATGTGTTCTTTCAGTGATTGAGGAGCTAGCTGAGCATTTAGCTCAGTGGAGCTATTCTGTTGCATTCTTTGAGTTGTCTTTTATCCCCCTTGTCCGGTTGCGCAGCTTTTGCAAAACTACCAAAGTTGAGAGGTTCCGGAAAGAAATGAGGCAACTTATCCGTCAG ATTGAGGCTAGTTCTGAGTTTACCAATGAAAGGCGTACGttgatttcttttcttcccaATAATCCTGCAGCAACATCTTTTCTTGAG GATGCGAAAAAGTTGGGGGCTAGCCCTCTGTCACAGTATGTTTTAGCTCTGCGGCAAAGAGCACAGCAAAGAAATGCTTCATTGACGGAATCCag TGTTCTTGTTGGCGAGCATTCCTCTGTCTTCACAAGGAGGATATCAGAAAGTGATGAAGAGGATGTTACAGTGAATGAAGAAGGTGCTTCTGTCTTTAGTTCCTCATGGTTACCAGGAAGTGATTCCAA GGCCAAGCccgaagaaacaaaaaagaagaaaaagaagagaaaaatggaagaTTACAAAGAGGTAGCTGGGGAGGAAGATGTTGTGGAGGATTTGGTACTAAGTTCTGATGAAGATGAGTCCGACAGTGATACCCACTCTGCAGGGGAGGATGACAGTGGGAAACCTGTACCTCCAAAACAACAAAGCGAGAAGCGGAAACCGCctataaataaatcaaagaaGAGTGGAAAATCTCGGGTGAAGAAGtcgaagaagaggaagagagccAATTGA
- the LOC121241368 gene encoding nucleolar complex protein 2 homolog isoform X1, with translation MGAKGAVNSLEPELNDEQEEEETGRSTTSKSRSQARAHMKQLDRLKEKDPEFYEFLKEHDKELLQFNDEDIDDADTDVEDVDIQIDGETGKHDISKKDEKPSEHVITSSMVDSWCNSIQENGNLRALRSLMRAFKTACHYGDDGGDDPSTKFSIMSSSVFNKIMLFVLSEMDSILRKLLKLPSSGGKKETIIDLMSSKQWKNFNHFVKSYLGNALHVLNQMTDTEMISFTLRRLKYSSIFLVAFPSLLRRYIKVALHFWGTGGGALPVVSFLFLRDLCIRLGSDCLDECFKGIYKAYVLNCQFINALKLQHIQFLGNCVIELLGVDLPTAYQHAFVFIRQLAMILRDALNTKTKEAFRKVYEWKFINCLELWTGAMCAYGSEPDFRPLAYPLTQIISGVARLVPSASYFPLRVRCAKMLNRIAASTGTFIPVSMLLLDMLEMKELNRPPAGGVSKAVDLRTKLKVSETTLKTRAFQEACVLSVIEELAEHLAQWSYSVAFFELSFIPLVRLRSFCKTTKVERFRKEMRQLIRQIEASSEFTNERRTLISFLPNNPAATSFLEDAKKLGASPLSQYVLALRQRAQQRNASLTESSVLVGEHSSVFTRRISESDEEDVTVNEEGASVFSSSWLPGSDSKAKPEETKKKKKKRKMEDYKEVAGEEDVVEDLVLSSDEDESDSDTHSAGEDDSGKPVPPKQQSEKRKPPINKSKKSGKSRVKKSKKRKRAN, from the exons ATGGGTGCGAAAGGCgcag TGAATAGTTTGGAACCTGAGCTGAATGATGaacaagaggaagaagaaaccgGTAGGAGCACGACTTCTAAATCTAGGAGTCAAGCGAGAGCGCACATGAAGCAACTAGATAGACTTAAGGAAAAG GACCCTGAATTCTACGAGTTTTTGAAAGAGCATGACAAGGAACTTCTACAATTTAATGATGAGGATATTGAC GATGCCGATACTGACGTGGAAGATGTAGACATACAAATCGATGGTGAAACTGGCAAGCATGatatttcaaaaaaagatgagaaaccTTCAGAACATGTGATAACTAGTTCAATGGTTGATTCCTGGTGTAACTCGATACAAGAAAATGGAAACTTAAGAGCTCTTCGTTCGCTTATGAGAGCATTCAAGACTGCATGCCACTATGGTGATGATGGTGGGGATGATCCTTCAACAAAGTTCAGTATCATGTCAAGCAGTGTcttcaataaaataatgttgtttGTATTAAGTGAAATGGATTCAATACTTCGAAAATTGTTGAAGCTTCCTAGTTCTGGTGGAAAGAAAGAGACTATAATAGATCTCATGAGCTCAAAACAATGGAAGAACTTCAATCACTTTGTGAAGTCATATCTTGGAAATGCCCTACATGTTTTGAACCAAATGACTGATACAGAAATGATATCATTTACTTTACGGCGTCTCAAATATTCTTCCATATTTTTGGTTGCTTTTCCAAGCCTTTTGAGGAGGTACATAAAG GTTGCACTTCACTTTTGGGGTACAGGTGGTGGTGCACTACCTGTTGTCTCATTTCTATTTCTAAGAGATTTATGCATCCGACTTGGATCTGATTGCTTAGATGAGTGCTTTAAAGGGATATATAAAGCATACGTGTTGAACTGCCAGTTTATAAATGCATTGAAATTGCAACATATCCAATTTCTTGGAAATTGCGTCATTGAACTTCTGGGGGTGGATCTTCCTACTGCATATCAAcatgcatttgtttttattcGACAATTGGCAATGATTTTACGGGATGCACTCAATACGAAGACTAAG GAGGCATTCCGAAAGGTATACGAGTGGAAGTTCATTAACTGCCTAGAACTTTGGACTGGAGCTATGTGTGCCTATGGCTCAGAACCGGACTTTAGGCCCCTTGCTTATCCTCTGACCCAAATAATTTCTGGGGTGGCCCGTCTGGTTCCAAGTGCAAGCTACTTTCCCCTTAGAGTGAGATGTGCTAAAATGCTTAACCGCATTGCCGCTTCTACTGGTACTTTCATACCTGTTTCTATGCTCCTTTTGGACATGTTGGAGATGAAAGAATTAAATAGGCCCCCTGCTGGAGGTGTTAGCAAAGCTGTTGATTTGCGCACTAAACTAAAg GTAAGTGAGACAACCCTGAAGACACGGGCATTTCAAGAGGCATGTGTTCTTTCAGTGATTGAGGAGCTAGCTGAGCATTTAGCTCAGTGGAGCTATTCTGTTGCATTCTTTGAGTTGTCTTTTATCCCCCTTGTCCGGTTGCGCAGCTTTTGCAAAACTACCAAAGTTGAGAGGTTCCGGAAAGAAATGAGGCAACTTATCCGTCAG ATTGAGGCTAGTTCTGAGTTTACCAATGAAAGGCGTACGttgatttcttttcttcccaATAATCCTGCAGCAACATCTTTTCTTGAG GATGCGAAAAAGTTGGGGGCTAGCCCTCTGTCACAGTATGTTTTAGCTCTGCGGCAAAGAGCACAGCAAAGAAATGCTTCATTGACGGAATCCag TGTTCTTGTTGGCGAGCATTCCTCTGTCTTCACAAGGAGGATATCAGAAAGTGATGAAGAGGATGTTACAGTGAATGAAGAAGGTGCTTCTGTCTTTAGTTCCTCATGGTTACCAGGAAGTGATTCCAA GGCCAAGCccgaagaaacaaaaaagaagaaaaagaagagaaaaatggaagaTTACAAAGAGGTAGCTGGGGAGGAAGATGTTGTGGAGGATTTGGTACTAAGTTCTGATGAAGATGAGTCCGACAGTGATACCCACTCTGCAGGGGAGGATGACAGTGGGAAACCTGTACCTCCAAAACAACAAAGCGAGAAGCGGAAACCGCctataaataaatcaaagaaGAGTGGAAAATCTCGGGTGAAGAAGtcgaagaagaggaagagagccAATTGA